One genomic window of Brevundimonas vesicularis includes the following:
- the mutS gene encoding DNA mismatch repair protein MutS yields MAQYLTAKAGQPDAIVFFRMGDFYELFFKDAEVAAAALGITLTKRGKHQGEDIPMAGVPVHAMEGYLARLIRIGHKVAICEQLEDPAEAKKRGGKAVVHRGVVRVVTPGTLTEDSLLDARGANRLAAVTVRKGRAAVAVVELSSGAVDSVACAIEDLGAALAAFRPSEVLVTDRMYSDETTRDALNGSGGVVQALASAIAEPQAARARVERLYGVSALDGFGAFEEAEVSALGLIAAYLETTQAGKVPALAPPRRLGESGFLAIDPATRASLEIDRTQRGEREGSLLACIDRTVTSGGARALAERIARPLRDPLAINEQLDAVEWLLERRDLRRDLRDALKASSDIARAVGRLALGRGGPRDLAAVRIGLSIAEGVAGLFVGQVDPLTGQPRRIASALDRLTLSPDVSRLKADLIDGLVDEPSHLARDGGYVRPDYRPELDAARTLRDDSRRVVADLEARAVAESGVPFKIKHNAVLGYFLETSAKAAESLLRAGPDSPFIHRQTLANQVRFTTVELSELDAKISQAGHRALAIEGETFEGWRREAARLAQPLQAVAEALAELDAHAALSEWAQEVGAIRPVVDDTLIFCVEAGRHPVVEAAVKAGGDPYTPNNARLDGSGQDGSRLAIVTGPNMAGKSTFLRQNALLVILAQAGAFVPARSMRLGVVDRLFSRVGAGDDLARGRSTFMMEMVETAAILTQATPKSFVVLDEIGRGTATYDGLAIAWATAEALHETNRARTLFATHYHELAQLETRLDHVCNLSMVAREWNGELVFLHEAAPGAADRSYGVQVAKLAGVPASVVARARSVLNRLEGEKAAAARLDDLPLFAVAEPEPIRGPSPLETAMQDVDPDALSPREALEILYRLKGLT; encoded by the coding sequence ATGGCTCAATATCTGACGGCCAAGGCGGGCCAGCCGGACGCCATCGTGTTCTTCCGCATGGGCGACTTCTACGAGCTGTTCTTCAAGGACGCCGAGGTCGCGGCGGCGGCGCTCGGCATCACCCTGACCAAGCGCGGCAAGCATCAGGGCGAGGACATCCCTATGGCCGGCGTGCCGGTCCATGCGATGGAGGGCTATCTCGCCCGCCTGATCCGCATCGGCCACAAGGTCGCCATCTGCGAACAGCTGGAAGACCCCGCCGAAGCCAAGAAGCGCGGCGGCAAGGCCGTGGTGCATCGCGGCGTGGTCCGGGTCGTCACCCCCGGCACCCTGACCGAAGACAGCCTACTCGACGCGCGCGGCGCCAACCGTCTGGCGGCGGTCACGGTGCGTAAAGGCAGGGCGGCGGTCGCCGTGGTCGAACTGTCGTCCGGCGCGGTCGACAGCGTCGCCTGCGCCATCGAGGACCTGGGCGCGGCGCTGGCCGCCTTCCGTCCGTCCGAAGTCCTCGTCACCGACCGGATGTATTCTGACGAGACGACCCGCGACGCCCTGAACGGCTCGGGCGGGGTGGTGCAGGCCCTGGCCAGCGCCATCGCCGAACCCCAGGCCGCGCGGGCGCGGGTCGAACGGCTGTACGGCGTCTCGGCGCTCGACGGTTTCGGCGCCTTCGAGGAGGCCGAGGTCTCGGCCCTGGGTCTGATCGCCGCCTATCTGGAGACGACCCAGGCCGGCAAGGTCCCCGCCCTGGCCCCGCCGCGCCGCCTGGGCGAAAGCGGCTTCCTGGCCATCGACCCGGCGACCCGCGCCAGCCTTGAGATCGACCGCACCCAGCGCGGCGAGCGCGAGGGCAGCTTGCTCGCCTGCATCGACCGCACCGTCACCTCGGGCGGCGCCCGGGCCCTGGCCGAGCGCATCGCCCGGCCCCTGCGCGATCCGCTGGCCATCAACGAGCAGCTCGACGCCGTCGAATGGCTCTTGGAGCGCCGCGACCTGCGCCGCGACCTGCGTGACGCGCTGAAGGCCTCGTCGGACATCGCCCGCGCCGTCGGACGATTGGCGCTGGGTCGCGGCGGCCCGCGCGATCTGGCGGCCGTGCGCATCGGCCTGTCGATCGCGGAGGGCGTCGCCGGTCTGTTCGTGGGTCAGGTCGATCCCCTGACCGGCCAGCCGCGCCGCATCGCCTCGGCGCTCGACCGGCTGACCCTGTCGCCCGACGTGTCGCGACTGAAGGCTGATCTGATCGACGGTCTGGTGGACGAGCCGTCACACTTGGCCCGCGATGGCGGCTATGTGCGCCCCGACTATCGTCCCGAACTGGACGCGGCCCGCACCCTGCGCGACGACAGCCGCCGCGTGGTCGCCGATCTGGAGGCCCGCGCCGTCGCCGAGTCCGGCGTGCCGTTCAAGATCAAGCACAACGCCGTCCTGGGCTATTTCCTCGAAACCAGCGCCAAGGCGGCCGAATCCTTGCTCCGCGCCGGGCCCGACAGCCCCTTCATCCACCGCCAGACCCTGGCGAACCAGGTCCGCTTCACCACCGTCGAACTGTCGGAGCTGGACGCCAAGATCAGCCAGGCCGGCCACCGGGCCTTGGCCATCGAAGGCGAGACCTTCGAGGGCTGGCGACGCGAGGCCGCCCGCCTGGCTCAGCCGCTGCAGGCCGTCGCCGAGGCGCTCGCCGAACTGGACGCCCACGCCGCCCTGTCCGAATGGGCCCAGGAAGTCGGCGCGATCCGGCCCGTGGTGGACGACACCCTGATCTTCTGCGTCGAGGCCGGCCGCCACCCCGTCGTCGAGGCGGCGGTCAAGGCGGGCGGCGATCCCTACACCCCCAACAACGCCCGTTTGGACGGGTCGGGTCAGGACGGATCGCGCCTGGCCATCGTCACCGGCCCGAACATGGCGGGTAAGTCGACCTTCCTGCGCCAGAACGCGCTTCTGGTGATCCTGGCCCAGGCCGGCGCCTTCGTGCCGGCCCGCTCGATGCGGCTGGGCGTGGTGGACCGGTTATTCAGCCGCGTCGGCGCCGGCGACGACCTGGCCCGCGGCCGCTCCACCTTCATGATGGAGATGGTCGAGACCGCCGCCATCCTGACCCAGGCCACGCCGAAGAGCTTCGTCGTTCTGGACGAGATCGGGCGCGGGACCGCCACCTATGACGGTCTGGCCATCGCCTGGGCCACGGCCGAGGCGCTGCACGAGACCAACCGCGCCCGCACCCTGTTCGCCACCCACTATCACGAACTGGCCCAGCTGGAGACGCGGCTGGACCACGTCTGCAACCTGTCCATGGTCGCGCGGGAATGGAACGGCGAACTGGTCTTCCTACACGAGGCGGCGCCCGGCGCGGCCGACCGTTCCTACGGCGTCCAGGTCGCGAAACTGGCCGGCGTCCCCGCCTCCGTCGTCGCCCGCGCCCGCTCGGTGCTGAACCGGCTGGAAGGCGAAAAGGCCGCCGCCGCCCGCCTGGACGACCTGCCCCTGTTCGCCGTCGCCGAGCCGGAACCGATACGCGGCCCCTCGCCGCTGGAAACGGCCATGCAGGACGTCGACCCGGACGCCCTCAGCCCGCGCGAGGCGCTGGAAATCCTGTATCGGCTCAAGGGACTGACCTAA
- a CDS encoding TonB-dependent receptor plug domain-containing protein, whose protein sequence is MKRSILLSTAAIAAAFAAPAFAEDATQLDEVIVTATRIPAIVADTPGARVIDGKTIEQRGAIFAADILADVPGLSVTRSGAFGGVAQVRMRGATPGKTLVLVDGAPVNDAAEPNGAYDFSSFELADIARIEVLSGPQSSLWGSDAIGGVISFTTQEIDGLRAEAEAGSFDTVRGRVSAGVANDTYAISAYASRFDTDGISAADEANGNTEADGFRSTTLGAKGRYVLSDAVKVDGSVRWNKSKADIDGFPAPNYALADTADTQESEQWSGFGRVTAKAFGLTHQFSVSASDLDRSSVSGGFGSTFTGDRQAYRWQANGQAQDIDYAFGVERNEASAALSSGLSRDLSITSVFGVAQYDVGALNLTGGLRYDDTDDFGSKTTGRVSAAYDLAGGFILSGAYGTGFKSPTVSQAVCDFCFAPRPYPELKPETADSVEIALGWASADGRFDGRATLYRLNVEDQITYSAGRYINVAKTRSDGFELEGRALLGGGFDLTLAYAWTDATDRTTGARLLRVPEHAGSATLGWTGDRLSGALTVRAEGDQDDSGGFSTVARDGFITANLNAAYELTDQVTLTARIENLGDEHYQQVFGYGEPGRSGYVGIRLRY, encoded by the coding sequence ATGAAGCGTTCCATTCTTCTTTCGACGGCCGCGATCGCGGCCGCCTTCGCAGCGCCTGCCTTTGCAGAGGACGCGACCCAGCTGGACGAGGTGATCGTCACCGCCACCCGCATCCCGGCCATCGTCGCCGACACGCCCGGCGCCCGCGTCATCGACGGCAAGACCATCGAGCAGCGCGGCGCGATCTTCGCCGCCGACATCCTGGCCGATGTGCCGGGTCTGTCGGTGACGCGCTCGGGCGCTTTCGGCGGCGTGGCCCAGGTGCGGATGCGCGGCGCGACGCCCGGCAAGACCCTGGTCCTGGTCGACGGCGCGCCGGTCAACGATGCAGCCGAGCCGAACGGGGCCTATGACTTCTCCAGCTTCGAACTGGCCGATATCGCGCGGATCGAAGTGCTGAGCGGCCCCCAGTCGTCGCTATGGGGATCCGACGCCATCGGCGGGGTGATTTCGTTCACTACGCAAGAGATCGACGGTTTGCGCGCCGAGGCCGAGGCCGGCAGCTTCGACACCGTGCGCGGCCGCGTGTCCGCCGGGGTCGCCAACGACACCTACGCCATCAGCGCCTATGCGTCGCGCTTCGACACCGACGGCATTTCGGCGGCGGACGAGGCCAATGGCAACACGGAGGCCGACGGCTTCCGCAGCACGACGCTCGGCGCCAAGGGGCGGTATGTCCTGTCCGATGCGGTCAAGGTCGATGGATCGGTGCGCTGGAACAAATCCAAGGCCGATATCGATGGTTTCCCGGCGCCGAACTATGCGCTGGCCGACACCGCCGACACCCAGGAAAGCGAGCAGTGGTCGGGCTTTGGCCGGGTGACGGCCAAGGCGTTCGGCCTGACGCATCAGTTCAGCGTCTCGGCGTCGGACCTGGATCGCAGCTCGGTCAGCGGCGGTTTCGGCTCGACCTTCACCGGCGACCGTCAGGCCTATCGCTGGCAGGCGAATGGCCAGGCGCAGGACATCGACTATGCGTTCGGCGTGGAGCGGAACGAGGCTTCGGCGGCCCTGTCGTCGGGCCTGTCGCGCGACCTGTCGATCACCTCGGTGTTCGGCGTGGCCCAGTACGATGTCGGCGCGCTGAACCTGACCGGCGGGCTGCGGTATGACGACACCGACGATTTCGGCTCCAAGACGACGGGGCGGGTGTCGGCGGCCTATGATCTGGCCGGGGGCTTCATCCTGTCGGGCGCCTACGGCACGGGCTTCAAGTCGCCGACGGTCAGCCAGGCGGTCTGCGACTTCTGCTTTGCGCCGCGGCCCTATCCCGAGCTGAAGCCGGAAACGGCCGACAGCGTCGAGATCGCCTTGGGCTGGGCCTCGGCCGACGGTCGGTTCGACGGGCGGGCGACCCTTTATCGCCTGAACGTCGAGGACCAGATCACCTATTCGGCCGGTCGCTACATCAATGTCGCCAAGACGCGTTCGGACGGGTTCGAGCTGGAAGGCCGCGCCCTGCTGGGCGGCGGGTTCGACCTGACGCTGGCCTATGCCTGGACCGACGCGACGGATCGCACGACGGGCGCGCGCCTGCTGCGCGTGCCGGAACACGCCGGTTCAGCGACCCTGGGCTGGACGGGCGATCGTCTGTCCGGCGCGCTGACCGTGCGGGCGGAAGGCGATCAGGACGACTCGGGCGGCTTCTCGACGGTGGCGCGCGACGGCTTCATCACCGCCAATCTGAACGCGGCGTATGAACTGACCGACCAGGTCACCCTGACGGCGCGGATCGAGAACCTGGGCGACGAACACTATCAGCAGGTGTTCGGATACGGCGAGCCGGGACGGTCCGGCTATGTCGGCATCAGGCTGCGCTACTGA
- a CDS encoding aldo/keto reductase, with translation MSYSPATPSASSPIHRLALAVVTEPERAPGAFMSAPSGAREDAMRFLLQTGADAGVKLIATRPEGDGERLLGQAWPFPSPFQVTVRTVPLSEGLDRVEARARRSLERMGLPRGDVLLISNAADLAGAEGRALWDRARSLKDRGLFRRIGFCATIEDGPALLARRLEADVVQVPCSLLDQRAAQDGTLEAIADAGACVHLSAVFADGLLFAGGDDLPPEMASHAQALSRTRRRLAEQRCDPMQAALAYALSLPGVDKVVASVASAAELRAIVAAAHAPCPNLDWSALALAAPAAFTADARARISSAA, from the coding sequence GTGTCGTATTCCCCCGCCACACCTTCGGCGTCGTCGCCCATCCATCGCCTGGCCCTCGCCGTGGTGACCGAGCCCGAGCGCGCGCCCGGCGCCTTCATGAGCGCGCCGTCCGGCGCTCGCGAAGACGCCATGCGTTTTCTGCTGCAGACCGGAGCCGACGCCGGGGTCAAGCTGATCGCCACCCGGCCCGAGGGCGACGGCGAACGCCTGCTGGGTCAGGCCTGGCCCTTCCCCTCGCCTTTCCAGGTCACGGTCCGCACCGTGCCGCTCAGCGAAGGTCTGGACAGGGTCGAGGCCCGCGCTCGCCGTTCGCTGGAGCGGATGGGCCTGCCGCGCGGCGATGTTCTGCTGATTTCCAACGCCGCCGATCTGGCCGGCGCCGAGGGCCGCGCCCTGTGGGACCGCGCCCGCAGCCTGAAGGACCGCGGCCTGTTCCGCCGTATTGGTTTCTGCGCCACGATCGAGGACGGCCCCGCGCTCCTGGCCCGCCGTCTGGAAGCCGACGTGGTCCAGGTGCCCTGCAGCCTCTTGGACCAGCGCGCGGCGCAGGACGGGACGCTGGAGGCCATCGCGGACGCGGGGGCCTGCGTTCATCTGTCGGCCGTCTTCGCCGACGGCCTGCTGTTCGCAGGCGGCGATGATCTGCCGCCCGAAATGGCCAGCCACGCCCAGGCCCTGTCGCGCACCCGCCGGCGCCTGGCCGAACAGCGCTGCGACCCCATGCAGGCCGCCCTGGCATACGCGCTGTCGCTGCCGGGCGTGGACAAGGTGGTGGCCAGCGTCGCCTCCGCCGCCGAACTGCGCGCCATCGTCGCCGCCGCCCACGCCCCCTGCCCCAACCTGGATTGGTCGGCGCTTGCGCTTGCGGCGCCGGCGGCCTTCACCGCCGACGCCCGCGCCCGGATCAGTAGCGCAGCCTGA
- the maiA gene encoding maleylacetoacetate isomerase, with product MILHGYWRSGASYRVRIALNLKGLAYDNAAHDLRKGEQKTPDYVALNPQGMVPALQDGDLVLTQSPAILEWLEETRPEPALLPKGANDRATVRAMAALIGCDIHPLNNLRVLKVIRSEFNADQAAVDAWAAGWIAPGFDALEALIARHGAGWSFGDAPTLVDCYLIPQMYSARRFNMDLSPWPRLLAVEQTALAHPAFASAHPDLQPDADA from the coding sequence ATGATCCTGCACGGCTATTGGCGCTCGGGGGCCAGCTACCGCGTTCGCATCGCCCTGAACCTAAAGGGGCTGGCCTACGACAACGCCGCGCACGACCTGCGCAAGGGCGAACAGAAGACGCCCGACTATGTGGCGCTGAACCCGCAGGGCATGGTCCCCGCCCTCCAGGATGGCGACCTTGTACTGACCCAGAGCCCGGCCATTCTGGAATGGCTGGAGGAAACCCGCCCCGAACCGGCCCTGCTGCCGAAGGGGGCAAACGACCGGGCGACCGTGCGCGCCATGGCCGCGCTGATCGGCTGCGACATTCATCCGCTGAACAATCTGCGCGTGTTGAAGGTCATCCGGTCCGAGTTCAACGCCGACCAAGCCGCCGTGGACGCCTGGGCCGCAGGATGGATCGCGCCGGGCTTCGACGCGCTGGAGGCTCTGATCGCCCGCCACGGCGCCGGATGGAGCTTCGGCGACGCCCCGACCCTGGTCGATTGTTATTTGATTCCACAGATGTATTCGGCGCGGCGCTTCAACATGGACCTGTCGCCCTGGCCGCGTCTGCTGGCGGTCGAACAGACCGCCTTGGCCCATCCCGCCTTCGCCTCGGCCCACCCGGACTTGCAGCCTGACGCTGACGCCTGA
- a CDS encoding fumarylacetoacetate hydrolase family protein has protein sequence MTQWLFAPRPAPSLPIVGSDQRFPVRRILCVGQNYAAHAREMGSDPDKQTPFFFTKPGDAIVSDGANPSYPSATANLHYEAELVAAIGPGQDGGVAIVGWAVGCDLTRRDLQAEAKTAGRPWDAAKGFDQSAPCGPITLGDLPSPDGAIRLSVNGETRQDSVLSDMILNPDRIVAAAAGLWSLQPGDLIFTGTPSGVGPVKPGDRVVVTIDGLETLSFEVQP, from the coding sequence ATGACCCAATGGCTGTTTGCGCCCCGCCCCGCCCCGTCCCTGCCGATCGTCGGATCGGACCAGCGGTTCCCCGTTCGACGCATCCTGTGCGTGGGCCAGAACTACGCCGCCCATGCCCGCGAAATGGGTTCGGACCCCGACAAGCAGACGCCCTTCTTCTTCACCAAGCCGGGCGACGCCATCGTTTCGGACGGCGCAAACCCATCCTATCCGTCGGCCACCGCAAACCTGCACTACGAGGCCGAACTGGTCGCCGCGATCGGGCCGGGTCAGGATGGCGGCGTCGCCATCGTCGGCTGGGCCGTCGGCTGCGACCTGACCCGCCGTGATCTTCAGGCCGAGGCCAAAACCGCCGGCCGCCCCTGGGACGCCGCCAAGGGGTTCGATCAGTCCGCGCCCTGCGGCCCCATAACCTTGGGCGACCTGCCTTCGCCCGACGGTGCCATCCGCCTGAGCGTCAATGGCGAAACCAGACAGGACAGCGTCCTGAGCGACATGATCCTGAACCCCGACCGGATCGTCGCGGCGGCCGCCGGCCTGTGGTCGCTGCAACCCGGGGACCTGATCTTCACCGGCACCCCGTCCGGCGTCGGCCCGGTCAAGCCGGGCGACCGTGTGGTCGTGACCATCGACGGGCTGGAGACACTCAGTTTCGAGGTGCAGCCATGA
- a CDS encoding DUF883 family protein, whose product MATTKAREDIKADLKTLKEDLKTGAREETQRLREKAAEAEAKLRAKSDEVREQARSYYDEARVKGREYYDDAAERFDEAQRYVVERVQERPLQSTAVALGVGVILGMLLAGRRR is encoded by the coding sequence ATGGCCACCACCAAGGCTCGAGAAGACATCAAGGCCGACCTGAAGACTCTCAAGGAGGATCTGAAGACCGGCGCCCGCGAAGAGACCCAACGCCTGCGCGAAAAGGCCGCCGAGGCCGAGGCCAAGCTGCGCGCCAAGAGCGACGAAGTCCGCGAGCAGGCCCGCAGCTATTACGACGAGGCCCGCGTAAAGGGTCGCGAATATTACGACGACGCGGCCGAACGCTTCGATGAGGCGCAACGCTATGTCGTCGAGCGCGTGCAGGAGCGCCCGCTGCAATCGACCGCCGTGGCGCTCGGCGTCGGCGTCATCCTCGGCATGCTGCTGGCCGGCCGCCGTCGCTGA
- a CDS encoding DUF1328 domain-containing protein codes for MMRWAIIFLVVALVAAVLGFGGIANFSFEIAKFVAVVAIILFVIALVAGGLRGRGSPRL; via the coding sequence ATGATGCGCTGGGCAATTATCTTCCTCGTCGTGGCCTTGGTCGCGGCCGTGCTGGGCTTCGGCGGCATTGCGAACTTCTCGTTCGAGATCGCAAAGTTCGTCGCCGTCGTGGCCATTATCCTGTTCGTCATCGCCCTGGTGGCCGGCGGACTGCGTGGACGGGGTTCGCCGCGACTGTAG
- a CDS encoding winged helix-turn-helix domain-containing protein — MADDFDISRIDDVIHGRIRLGIMAFLSGAGSADFTTLKTRLQTTDGNLSVHLRKLEEAGFVAVSKRFNGRKPLTEASLTDQGRDAFVAYLDAMAGLLPER, encoded by the coding sequence ATGGCCGACGACTTCGACATCAGCCGGATCGACGACGTCATTCACGGGCGCATCCGGCTGGGGATCATGGCCTTTCTGTCCGGGGCGGGGTCGGCCGACTTCACCACCCTGAAAACCCGGTTGCAGACGACGGACGGCAATCTGTCCGTCCATCTGCGAAAGCTGGAAGAGGCAGGGTTCGTCGCCGTCTCCAAGCGTTTCAACGGTCGCAAGCCGCTGACGGAGGCCAGTCTGACCGATCAGGGACGCGACGCCTTCGTCGCCTATCTGGATGCGATGGCGGGCCTGCTGCCAGAGCGGTGA
- a CDS encoding tyrosine-protein phosphatase, whose amino-acid sequence MTDRHHAFEAIDNFRDYGDYATAAGRRVKPGRLLRSAHHARASEADLERLKALDIGTVVDLRRPGERRDQPSRRPEGFSGQVIEGGVDDGAEAPHITFLKTADLTPDSGRRFMTQTYRALPFDPSHQDVFGRYFQALADQDRPVVIHCAAGKDRTGFLAALTHHLLGVSRHDMVGDYLLTNTAVDLAGRAPGIARQLHKMTGRVASDDAIVAFLGVEAAYLEAAFAEVEARHGSVDAYLKEALGVDAARRDRIVERLTA is encoded by the coding sequence ATGACCGACCGCCATCACGCCTTCGAGGCCATCGACAACTTTCGGGACTATGGCGACTACGCCACGGCGGCCGGGCGGCGCGTGAAGCCCGGCCGTCTGCTGCGTTCGGCCCACCACGCCCGCGCCAGCGAGGCCGATCTGGAGCGGCTGAAGGCGCTGGACATCGGGACCGTGGTCGATCTGCGCCGACCCGGCGAGCGCCGCGACCAGCCGTCGCGTCGGCCTGAAGGCTTCAGCGGGCAGGTCATCGAAGGCGGCGTGGATGACGGCGCCGAGGCGCCGCACATCACCTTTCTGAAGACCGCCGACCTGACGCCGGACTCCGGGCGGCGCTTCATGACCCAGACCTATCGCGCCCTGCCGTTCGACCCGTCGCATCAGGACGTGTTCGGCCGCTATTTTCAGGCCCTGGCGGATCAAGATCGGCCGGTGGTGATCCATTGCGCGGCGGGGAAGGATCGGACGGGTTTTCTCGCCGCCCTGACCCACCATCTGCTGGGCGTGTCGCGCCACGACATGGTCGGGGACTATCTGCTGACCAATACCGCCGTCGATCTGGCGGGTCGGGCGCCCGGCATCGCCAGACAGCTGCACAAGATGACGGGTCGGGTCGCGTCGGACGATGCGATCGTGGCCTTCTTAGGGGTTGAGGCCGCCTATCTGGAAGCCGCCTTCGCCGAGGTCGAGGCGCGGCACGGATCGGTGGACGCCTATCTGAAGGAGGCGCTGGGCGTCGATGCGGCGCGGCGGGACCGGATCGTGGAGCGGCTGACCGCGTGA
- a CDS encoding anthranilate synthase component I family protein has protein sequence MSEVFSHTVARDAPWVDPVAVAAGLGGGDGALALLSDGGPGGRWSHVAQAPDVVRVGPVADAAPFQALRDPVFAAGVVGLAAYDAGARPATGQRETVWPDLMLARYPAMLSFDHQRRSVCATGRGATAEKATAAAERALTWLATAAPVVTPSAPADRFEAEAPASAYRDAVADVVERIAAGELFQANIARAWSGVLRLGRDPFEVFLRLQKERSSPFGAYWRIGDRALVSNSPELFLAFDPASRRIEARPIKGTRPRADEPQQDAAMADELSVSAKDRAENLMIVDLMRNDLARVSQPGSVKVEALFEVERHPTVHHLVSTVTSTARPGVGPAELLEATFPPGSITGAPKHQAMKVIAAHEAPRGPWCGSLFLIGDDGAMMASVLIRTAGFELTHDVWRYRTLAGAGIVADSDPAAEEAETDAKISALRQALVGPSA, from the coding sequence GTGAGCGAGGTTTTCAGCCACACCGTCGCGCGCGACGCGCCATGGGTCGATCCGGTCGCGGTGGCGGCGGGTCTGGGCGGCGGCGACGGCGCCTTGGCCCTGCTGTCGGACGGCGGGCCGGGCGGTCGCTGGAGCCATGTCGCCCAGGCGCCAGACGTTGTGCGGGTCGGCCCGGTGGCTGACGCCGCGCCGTTTCAGGCGCTGCGGGATCCGGTGTTTGCCGCGGGCGTCGTCGGTCTGGCGGCCTATGACGCAGGCGCCCGGCCGGCCACCGGACAGCGCGAGACGGTCTGGCCCGATCTGATGCTGGCGCGCTATCCCGCCATGCTGAGCTTCGATCATCAACGGCGCTCAGTGTGCGCCACAGGGCGAGGCGCGACGGCGGAGAAGGCGACGGCGGCGGCCGAGCGGGCTCTGACCTGGCTGGCGACAGCCGCACCGGTCGTGACCCCCTCCGCGCCGGCCGACCGGTTCGAGGCCGAGGCGCCGGCGAGCGCCTATCGCGATGCGGTCGCGGATGTGGTGGAGCGCATCGCGGCGGGGGAGCTGTTTCAGGCCAATATCGCCCGAGCCTGGTCCGGCGTGCTGAGGCTCGGCCGCGATCCGTTCGAGGTCTTCCTGCGGCTGCAAAAAGAGCGGTCGTCGCCGTTCGGGGCCTATTGGCGGATCGGTGATCGGGCGCTGGTGTCGAACTCGCCCGAACTGTTCCTCGCCTTCGATCCCGCCAGCCGCCGCATCGAGGCCCGCCCGATCAAGGGCACCCGACCGCGTGCAGACGAGCCGCAACAGGATGCGGCTATGGCGGACGAACTGAGCGTCAGCGCCAAGGATCGCGCCGAGAACCTGATGATCGTGGACCTGATGCGTAACGACCTGGCCCGCGTGTCGCAGCCCGGGTCGGTCAAGGTCGAGGCACTTTTCGAAGTCGAACGCCATCCCACGGTGCATCATCTGGTCTCCACCGTCACCTCGACGGCGCGGCCCGGCGTCGGCCCGGCCGAGCTGCTGGAGGCGACCTTTCCGCCGGGATCGATCACCGGCGCGCCGAAGCATCAGGCGATGAAGGTGATCGCGGCGCACGAGGCGCCGCGCGGTCCTTGGTGCGGGTCGCTGTTCCTGATCGGCGATGACGGCGCGATGATGGCTTCCGTCCTTATCCGCACGGCCGGTTTTGAGCTGACACACGACGTCTGGCGTTACCGCACCCTGGCCGGCGCCGGCATCGTCGCGGACAGCGATCCGGCCGCCGAGGAGGCCGAAACGGACGCGAAGATCTCGGCGCTGCGGCAGGCGCTGGTTGGGCCGTCAGCCTAG
- a CDS encoding TadE/TadG family type IV pilus assembly protein: MRPKPLERHVWKRLARDTRGVAAIEFAFLAPVLIVMYFAMVEYCQAYMALKRTDHVAAMVADLTSQNDKFVKSQIEDVFAIGDVIMSPFATTTLTQRVSSVTRVNATTYRVDWSIGKGIASKLTVAEAKVPDDMLAEGESVIIAEANYDFDSPFDQIAPAATRFKRMAYLRPRTTDLIVCSDC, translated from the coding sequence ATGCGTCCTAAGCCCCTCGAACGTCACGTCTGGAAGCGGCTGGCGCGCGATACGCGTGGCGTCGCCGCCATCGAATTCGCCTTCCTGGCGCCGGTCCTGATCGTGATGTATTTCGCCATGGTCGAATACTGTCAGGCCTATATGGCCTTGAAGCGCACCGATCACGTCGCGGCCATGGTCGCTGACCTGACCTCTCAGAACGACAAGTTCGTCAAGAGCCAGATCGAGGACGTTTTCGCGATCGGCGACGTCATCATGTCCCCCTTCGCCACCACCACCCTGACGCAGAGGGTCAGCAGCGTCACCCGCGTCAACGCCACCACCTATCGGGTGGACTGGAGCATCGGGAAAGGCATCGCAAGCAAGCTCACGGTAGCGGAAGCCAAGGTGCCCGACGACATGTTGGCCGAAGGGGAGTCGGTCATCATCGCCGAGGCCAACTACGACTTCGACTCGCCCTTCGATCAGATCGCGCCCGCCGCCACGCGGTTCAAGCGCATGGCTTATCTTCGTCCCCGCACGACAGATTTGATCGTCTGTTCCGATTGCTAG